In Helianthus annuus cultivar XRQ/B chromosome 9, HanXRQr2.0-SUNRISE, whole genome shotgun sequence, the following are encoded in one genomic region:
- the LOC110878791 gene encoding aspartic proteinase Asp1, protein MHSRFIFILCLFAALFQGSYSANKSPPSSSSVVFQVTGNVYPRGYYHVTMNIGNPPKPYWLDIDTGSDLTWLQCDVPCVKCLPAPHRPYKPNKDLVACTDPMCASVHWPETLECKSPKDQCDYEVQYADHGSSLGLMVKDWFPLQYINGSVAKPRLAFGCGYNQEVHSSMDPPYTDGVLGLGLGKSSILSQLNELGITRNIVGHCLGAQGDGFLFFGNELVPSSGVIWTPMSTTEIDKHYSLGTAELYVGGKASGIKDLPIVFDSGSTYTYFSAEAYKALVSTLMNDIKGKQLKTANDDKSLPLCWKGSKPFKSVQDVKNIFKPIMLSFAKSKYVRFQMDPEAYLIISERGNACLGILNGSEVGLENINLIGDISFHDKIIIYDNEKQQIGWAPANCKKLPNIDDDGDPDHGGLCKPYGSNLDILQAYCAA, encoded by the exons ATGCATTCCAGATTCATCTTCATCCTCTGCTTGTTTGCTGCACTATTTCAAGGATCTTATTCAGCCAACAAATCACCTCCATCCTCATCCTCCGTCGTTTTTCAAGTCACCGGAAATGTTTATCCCAGAGG GTACTATCATGTGACGATGAACATAGGGAATCCACCGAAACCTTATTGGCTGGACATTGACACCGGCAGTGATCTCACTTGGCTTCAATGTGATGTACCATGTGTCAAATGCCTCCCG gCACCTCACAGGCCTTATAAGCCTAACAAAGACCTTGTGGCATGCACGGACCCAATGTGTGCATCTGTTCATTGGCCAGAAACACTTGAATGCAAGTCTCCGAAGGATCAATGTGACTATGAAGTTCAGTACGCCGACCATGGATCATCTCTTGGTCTAATGGTCAAAGACTGGTTTCCTCTACAATACATCAATGGAAGTGTAGCCAAACCTCGTCTTGCATTCGG ATGTGGTTACAATCAAGAAGTTCACTCCTCAATGGACCCACCCTACACTGACGGAGTTCTTGGTCTAGGGTTAGGCAAATCAAGCATCTTAAGCCAATTAAACGAACTCGGTATAACAAGAAACATAGTTGGTCATTGTCTCGGTGCACAAGGAGATGGATTTCTGTTTTTCGGAAATGAACTTGTTCCTTCTTCAGGGGTAATCTGGACACCCATGTCAACAACCGAAATCGA TAAACACTACTCTTTGGGAACTGCTGAGTTGTACGTTGGCGGAAAAGCAAGTGGAATAAAAGATCTTCCCATAGTGTTTGATAGTGGAAGTACGTACACCTACTTTAGTGCAGAAGCTTATAAAGCTCTAGTTTCCACG CTTATGAATGACATTAAAGGAAAGCAGCTAAAAACTGCAAATGATGATAAAAGTCTCCCACTATGCTGGAAAGGATCAAAACCTTTCAAGTCTGTTCAAGATGTCAAAAACATATTTAAGCCGATAATGTTGAGCTTTGCAAAGTCGAAGTATGTTCGGTTTCAGATGGACCCCGAAGCATATCTCATCATCAGT GAACGTGGAAATGCATGTCTTGGGATCTTGAATGGTTCGGAAGTCGGCCTCGAAAATATTAATCTGATTGGAG ATATATCGTTCCATGACAAAATCATCATCTACGACAATGAGAAGCAGCAGATCGGTTGGGCTCCTGCAAATTGCAAGAAACTCCCAAA CATAGATGATGATGGCGATCCAGATCACGGAGGGCTTTGCAAGCCCTATGGTTCAAACCTTGACATTTTACAAGCCTATTGTGCTGCTTAG